The region TATAGGCCGGTTCCCTTGGCCGCGGAAAGCGTTCTCTGTAGCGCAGGCCCAAACTACCCAAGTGGATCTCAGATGGAAAAGCATCCCACACGGTATAGAAGTCAAAAATATCATCATCTTTTCCCAAGCCAACAGCTCTTCCTTTGCAGTAGTTTTCACATTTCTTTGGAAGAGTCCAGCAGCTCATAAGTAAGGTGAACGCCATGGAAAGTCGAATTAGGTTAAAATATTTGGGTAACTTTATATTTTCTCCATAAGCTAATATCTTTTGTATTAGGCAACCGGATGTGTCCCAAACCACTGCCAGTAATAGATAAGCCACAACTAGATGAAGAACTATAAGTCCTATGATATGTCTGAAAGCGATACTATGCTGTTTTCTGATCTTGCGAAGTGGTCCAACTTGAAGGAGGTAAGTGTGGATGGCAGCAGTAAATATCATAGAACTTGGGTCTGGATCCTGACAGCTCAAAGGCTGCCAAAGAAACCGGCAAATGTGAGTCATTTCCATCAgtaataaaatacttaaagaCAAAAGCTTGCATAGTAATGAACGccattgcattttaaatgatttatgcACTGAAAATTTTAACGATcggatacaatttttttgaaattgaaatgagaaagaaaaaggaaagataacttaaatctgttttttaaaattacataaaCTACTATAGAATTTATAGACCTAACAAGCTATAAGTATTTGCTGTCGAACCTTTggttaatttattaaattagtaTTCCTCGAGTATTCCTTAATCTTTAAAGTGTTTCCCATTTCCTGGAAATCTACTGAGTGCCTCTTTTGGACTGGGGAAAAAAATCTCAACTCGAATGCCTTACCTAATCTGAATTCCGAAAACCCAATGGGGACTCCTGAAGGAAAAAAACCCCGCTTATGCCCCACATTTCCTTTCCTGAAGTCGTTTACCTAACTTATGGCAAACAgatacaaacaaacaaaaacacagcaaaaatgaaaggaaaatgCCAACAACGGAAAATTCGATTTAGCATCCcccagaaaataaatataaaaccaaACACTTTACAGGGCAGTGAAAAATATTCAACGCATTAGGGCAAATCCGGGCTAAAATATGCAATGGCCAATGGCCGCCGCAGGTAAAAATGACAGCCGAAAAAAATCAGTAGCAAAAATAACAAGAACAAAAAACTGTCAGGCATTGACCGAAAATTATGCATAAAATTGCCTGGGGCTACGGGAAAATAACCAACGAAAAAATTGGAGCAAACAAAGATAAGTTCCGCCGTCTGTTGGTTTGGGCTTGCCTTGAGTTCCAGCTCCGGATCCGGATACGCCTTCGACCCCCGGCGCCCCTCTCCCAATTTGCCGCGGGCCCATTAAATGACGGAAGTAAATAAGCTTGACAAATTTCCACTCATCATTTTTGCATTAATTCTGCCTCCTTTTTTGGCCAAACCAACAACCAAACAGCCAAGAGACACGGGCACTGCACAAAAAATGTCCTTTGattaatcaaaaaatttacCACGGCCAGTGGAATGGgataaaacaacaacagcaaaagcgagggcagaaaaaaagaaaacccaacAAATTGCCAAAGAGGCGCCGCCGGTGCTCGGAGGGATCTTTTGAGTCCAGGACGAGGCGCCAAAGCAAAAACCCTACTCATGGAAAGGAAACTCGGAACAGTTGCTCGACAATCTGCACTCGAAAAAATTTAGGTATTTTTAGGTTACAAAAGATAATTAACAGTGCAGTACGTACACTGGGTTATACTTTCGGAAagctataaaaatttatattttgaaaatagttttattttaattttatttaatctaggtaaaaaattaaaaaccataaGCTATGTTGAAAAAGTATTTGATAGTAACTtctaattattcaaatataaacataatttaGGCAGTCCACTTTTTTTATTGTCACTACCATTACCATTGTCTAACATTCCGTGAGCTATTAAATCcgtaaattttataattaaataaaaaccaaagaatTTTTCTGAGTGCACGAGGTCTCCAGCTTCGGAATTTACAGATAGAGATGGCAACAAACGAAGATTTCACAGATTTTTGCACGCGATTTGTCAGCCCGACATTTCCGGCGACGTCACCCTGGGCGGGAATTGGATTCGaggtgttttttattttcacttctTAGTCCTGTATTTTTCGGATGCCGCAAAACGAGCGACAGTCCAAGTTGATTTAGTAAGTCACGTGGCCGCGTAACTGTAAATTGCCTCATCCGGGTTTTCCGCTCAGGTGTGGGTTCCGTTTTCCAAGTCGTGTGCCACAAAGTGTCGCCGTTTTTACTTTACTTGCGTTTGCCATCGCCCCCTTTTCCCAGTCAAATGTTTTTCCACCGAATTTCGACAGCAAAAAGTACACACTTTTGACCGCAGGCTCTGCCAGAACACGTATAAAAGGcacaaaattgtatttcaagATGAGAGAAGATAAAAGTCATTCCCTCTTTTTATTACGATCCCTTTCatactatatattttaaatacataataatttaaaaatacaatattaaaCTATAGGTCAAGGGATCACCCATGCATTACTTATAATTGCGAAactagtagcaaataatcggtTATAAAAATTGCCTAAATTTTGTCAGACTTTTATCACccgaaaatatatacatacggTCGAAATACGTATGTTGTactcaaatataaaaacaattattactGATTGCGATTTCCACTTCCTTAAGTGGCTCTCACGGTGCAAATATTCTGGGTCTCTTTCCCATGTCTtcttaaaatttcttttaactaaactaaaaaattaccTTTATCATCAAGAATATACGTCTGTTCAATTTGTTGGCTCTTAGTTTTTTAAGTTTCAAGTAAAGGGTATAAAAGTATCGGCTAGAATTTCAGTCAAAAGCGAAATAATtagtaaatattgaaatatacaTACACAAATCCTTGATAAGCTGCGTTATAGTTATCTCCCAATAAAATACGATGATAAGACTATGTTCCCGTTTTAGAAAGCTCAAGATTATCATAATGTTTAGCGCGATAAGAAATGCAAGCCACCTTTCACGAAATATCAGAAATCGGTTGTGAAATGCTTTTGTTTGGTGCAACCTAGCACAACAATCGCGAAACAGTGATACCGGCTATCGGTAGCAAACTGAGCTGTCACCCGAAGTCAGCGTCCGTATAATTTCCAATATAAGGCGCTGCCAGTAAATGCACCTTATCAGTCTGTGCCTAACGATCTACCAACATGGTTCACAACCGTAGTCTGGTTTTGCTCCTGGCCATAGCCATGGCTGCCTTTATGGGAGGCTCCCAGGGTGCAAACATCCTGGGTCTCTTTCCGAGCCTGAGTCCTTCGCACTTGATCATCCAAATGTCGGCGGCTAAAGTTCTGGCGGAGAAGGGCCATAATGTGACTGTGGTCACAGTGCTGAAGCCAGTCGTTAACCACAAGAATATAAACGTGATCCAGGTGCCCCTCACCAAGGAGGAGTCCCAGCTGATGAGCGACACAATTGGAAAGATGTCGAAGaacgacaacagcaacatggCTGTATCCCTCATTCGCATGACGGGGCAGATGGATTTCATGTTCAGAAAGAATGCAGAGACCCTGATGGACGATCGAGTTAGGGATCTGTACTTGAACAGGGACAACAAATTCGACCTGGTTCTCTCTGGATTCTTCATGAACGATTTCCAACTGGGATTCGCAAGGAAGGTTAATGCACCTGTCATCGTCGTGGCCACAATGCCGCCCAATCAAATGTTGAACCCACTTATTGGCAATCCCCTGGAGATCTCCTACGCGGGAAGCAACGATGTGGAGCAGGGCAAAGGAGCAACCTTCAAGCAGCGATTGACCAGCTACATTACAAGCTACGCCTTCGGGATCTTTACTTATCTCTCGGAAAAGCGTAACAGGGAATTGTACAAGTAAGTCAAGCCCCGATTCCAAGTTTGCACTCCAAAacttattttccttttccacCTCCAGGATGGTTTTCGGTGACGATCCCTCCATGCCAGAGTACTCAGAAATGCTAAGAAACACATCGATGGTGTTCTTTGCCAACCATGCGGCCAGCGAAGGACCCATCCGACCCAATGTTCCTGCAGCGATAGAGATTGGCGGTATTCAAGTTAAGGACAAGCCGGATCCCCTGCCCCAAAATATTGCTGATTTCCTGGGCAATGCCACTGATGGAGCCATTCTTCTGACGCTGGGCTCTAATGTCAAGGGAAGCCACATCAAACCAGACACGGTTGTCAAGATGTTCAACGTCCTCTCGAAACTGAAGCAAAGGGTCATCTGGAAGTGGGAGGATCTGGAGAAGACCCCCGGCAAGTCGGACAACATTCTCTACTCCAAGTGGCTGCCTCAGGACGACATTCTAGCACACCCCAAAATCAAGCTGTTCATCAATCACGCCGGAAAAGGTGGCATAACTGAGGCGCAGTATCATGGAAAACCCATGCTCTCGTTGCCCGTCTTTGGAGATCAGCCCGGTAATGCGGAGGATATGGTCAGAAGTGGTTTTGGCCTCACTCTTAGTCTGCTAACCTTGGAGGAGCAGCCTTTCCAGGAGGCGATCCTTGAGATCCTGTCGAACCCACAGTATGCTCAAAAGGTGGCCTCGTTCTCCTCCCTCTACCGCGATCGCCCCATGACCGCCAGGGAGTCAGTGGTCTACTGGACGGAGTACGTGATCCGTCACCATGGAGCTGCCCATCTTCAGAGTCCTTTGGTCCACATGAACTTCGTAGCCGCCCATAATATCGACATATACGTCCTGTTTGCCCTTGTATTAGTGTCTTCGATACTGCTTTTTAAGGCTGTAGTCAAATTTATTTACAGGAGATTTTCATCGAGGTCAAAGAAGGAAAAACTTCACTAAAAGTTTTCAAGACTTAAGATTATGGGACCTTTTAAGGCAAATACTCtgctaaaaattaattaagaataaattaaaataaacaaataaatgtatacataaaaaaaaaatctatttgtatTTGATGTTTCGGAAAATTCCAATAATTGGGAAATggttaaactatttttacaaGCCAATCGATTCATTCAATTGTGGGTGGTGTaagtaaaagctaaaaaaaagtttcaaaGAAAATATGGGAATAAGTTTGGAATTATGAAATCGAATTTGTTTACGTTCCCACGATGACTAATCTAGTTCTACAAGTAAGCCTGGGAATCTCAAGCTTAATACTAATAGTAGGAACAATGATAACCTGTTGCTTAAATTATCTTATCTGACCATTTCACTCATACATTTGTACAACAAAATTGTTATGATAACGCTTTTTAAAGTACATTAAATGGTATCAGAAACTTTGATAAGCCTTTTTGCTCTCGAACTGTTAGgactttaaaaatgatttgacaatttatttggaattatataattattgatTTAGAGGAATAGCCACGCTTTTTTGTAGTTTGGGTAAGGacatatttacttttttataaccACATTTCCAATACGAATAaagcatttctttataaatatttaaacatctTTATTTTACAAAGCTATGGTAATCGAAAATTTTGTGCCGAGTATTTTCACTGGTTGCCTGCTTTAGTGCAATGTTTAGTGCTTTTTCTCCTTCTTTGGCTTCGATGTGCACTTCCTGTAAATAAACTGCACCAGCACCTTAAGAAGCAGTATGAAAGTAACTGAAATAGCTGCAAGCAAGATATATAGATCTATGTTATGGGCGGCTATGAAGTTCATGTGCACCAATGGACTCTGCAGGTGCGGAGCTCCATGGTGCCGGATGACGTACTCCGCCCAGTAGACAACTGACTCCCTGGCCGTCAGGGGGCGATCGCGGTAGAGGGAGGAGAATGAGGCCACCTTTTGGGCATACTTCGGGTTCGACAAGATCTCTAGGATTGCCTCTTGGAAGGGCTGCTCCTCCAGAGTAAGGAGGCTCAAGGTGAGGCCGAACCCCTTCTTGACCATGCCGTCAGCATTGCCAGGCTGATCTCCAAATACGGGCAACGAGAGCATGGGTTTTCCATGATACTGCGCCTCAGTTATGCCACCCTTTCCGGCGTGATTGATGAACAGCTTGATTTTCGGATGGGCTAGAATGTCGTCCTGAGGCAGCCACTTGGAGTAGAGTATGTTGTCCGACTTGCCGGGGGTCTTCTCCAGATCCTCCCACTTCCAGATGACCCTTTGCTTCAGTTTCGAGAGGACGTTGAACATTTTGACAACCGTGTCTGGCTTGATGTGGCTTCCCTTGACATTGGAGCCCAGAGAGAGGAGAATCGCACCATCTGTGGCGTTTCCCAAGAACTCTGCCATATTTTGGGGCAGTGGATCCGGCGTGTCCTTAACTTGAATACCGCCAATCTCTATCGCTGCAGGAACATTGGGTCGGATGGGTCCTTCGCTGGGCGCGTGGGAGGCAAAGAACACAAGCGAAGTGTTTTTGACCAGTTCCGAGTACTCTGGCAAGTTGGGATCGTCACCGAAAACATCCCTATAAACGGGAAAGTTATAGATGAAAGTAAAATAACAGAGAGTGCAAACTAAGGCCAGGTTCTAACTTACTTGTACAAATATCTGTTACGCCTTTCTGAAAGGTAACTGAAAAATTCGAAAAAGAGGCTTGTAGCAAAGCCAGACAATCGCTGTCGGAAGGTCATTCCCTTGCCCTTCTCCACTGAATCGTTGATGGAGGGCACGTAGGAGACCTCCAGGGGGTTGCCAATCAGGGGGTTCAGCAGTTGGTTGGGCGGCATTGTGGCCACGACGATGACAGGTGCCTGTACCTTCCTAGCAAACGCAAGCTGGTAGTCGTTCATGAAGTATCCAGAGAGAACCAGGTCGAACTTGTTGTCACTATTCAGATAGAGATCACGAACACGATCGTTTTTGAGGGCTTCCGCCATCTTGTAGTACATAAAGTCCATTTGTCCCGACATGCGGATCAAGGACAGGATCATGTTGCTATTGTCGCTCTTGGAAATCGCTCCGATTGCATCGCTCCTTTGCTGGGACTCCTCCTTGGTGAGAGGAACTTGGATGACATTGAAATTCTTGTGGGTAACCGTCGGCTTTAGCACTGTGACCACCGTCACATTGTGGCCCTTCTCCGCCAGAGCTTTAGCCGCTGACAATTGGATGATCACATGTGAGGGACTCAGACTGGGAAATAGACCCAGAATGTTTGCCCCTTGAGATCCACCCACAAAAGCAGCGAGGGCTATCGCCAGCACAAAAATCCGACCCGACTTGGAAACCATTTCGGCGGTTAGCTAAAGGCAGACTGACGAACTCAACCGGCTGGCAATTCCCTATATTTGAAATTGGTTTCGGGCTGATTCCGGATGACCATTCGGTTTGCCACCGATAAGTGAGTAGCGTAAATTCCACATTGTTGTGATAGGTTAAAAGACCAAAAAACATTTCACAACCCATTTCATCGATTACTTATAacgttttaataattataatctaATTCTAGTTCTTATCAATGTGATAACATTCTCGTAAAATAAATGTAGTCTACTCAAACTTTTTCTTATCGTCCAATATTTCGTACTTACTAATCTAATTCAATATCTTATCAATGTAATAACATTGACAACATTTTCCATtcaaaatttgattaaaacattgaatttcatatggaaaatattatttataaggaaatacttttttttggtttttactATTCGTAGTTACcagttttattttgtaatggTGGTGCGATTTACTCACCATTCGTTTCCTATCCTTTTTTTATCCATGTATTTTTTTCGAAggcaaaacatttattatttattaaaaatgaacacataattaagatttattaaatgtatatttaaaattttaacttttagtGAATAGATTCTCGAACAAGCTTAAATTGGTGGTGAAATATTTGTGGGCCGAAACCCGAAAAGTGCGGCCTACTTATCGGTGCCGAACGAAAGTGTCATCCGAACTCAACATCTATGCAATTGCAAATAAAAGCCACTGCCAGCGATTATTCCCCATCAGTTTGCTGTTCGCGATCCGCCCAAATGGTTAGCAAGCCGAGTCGATTTCTGCTGCTGGCAGTAGCCGTCGCCTTCATAAGTGGCTCTCAGAGTGCAAATATTCTGGGCATCTTCGCGAGTCTGAGTCCCTCGCACCTGATCATCCAAATGTCGGCGGCCAAGGTTCTGGCGGAGAAAGGGCACAATGTGACTGTGGTCACAACACTAAAGCCCGTGGTGACTCATAAGAACATCACTGTGATTCAAGTCCCTCTTTCCCAGGAGGAAAAGCGGCAAATGAGCGACACAGTTGGCAAGATGTCCGAATCCGACAACAGCAACTTGGCTCTATCCCTGCTCCGAATGATGGGACAGATGGAGTTTAAGTTCAGAAGGAATGCAAAAACACTGATGGACGATCGAGTGAAGGACCTGTACCTGAATGAGGACAATAAATTCGATCTGGTTCTTTCTGGATACTTCATGAACGACTTCCAGCTGGGATTCGCTAAGAAGGTGAAGGCACCTGTCATCGTCGTGGCCACAATGGCACCCAACCAACTGGTGAACCCCCTGATCGGAAACCCCCTGGAGGTGTCCTACGTGCCCTCAATCAGTGACTCTGTGGAAAAGGGCAAGGGTTTGCCCTTCAAGCAGCGTTTGACCAACTACGTGTCCAGTGTATCCCTTGGGCTTTTTCAATACCTCACGGAGAGACGGAATCGAAAATTGTTCAAGTAAGTAGACCAGAAATTGTGATTTTCAATACTTAAAAGCTTATATGGATTTTGGTTTACAGGGAAATTTTCGGAGATGATCCTACCATTCCAGAGTATTCTGAAGTTCTCAAAAACACGTCGCTCATATTCTTCGCATCCCACGCGGCCAGTGAAGGTCCCATCAGACCCAATGTCCCTGGTGCCATAGAAATTGGGGGTATTCAAATTAAGGACAAGCCGGATCCGCTTCCCCAGAATATGGCAGAGTTCCTTGGAAATGCAACTGATGGAGCTATTCTTCTGTCCCTGGGTTCCAAAGTTCAGGGTAGCCATCTCAAGCCAGACACGGTTGTCAAGATGTTCAACGTCCTCTCGAAACTGAAGCAAAGGGTCATCTGGAAGTGGGAGGATCTGGAGAAGACCCCCGGCCAGTCGGACAACATTCTCTACTCCAAGTGGCTGCCTCAGGACGACATTCTGGCCCATCCGAAAATCAAACTCTTCATTAATCACGCCGGAAAGGGTGGCATAACTGAGGCGCAGTACCATGGGAAGCCGATGCTGTCTCTGCCAGTGTTTGCAGACCAACCGGGGAATGCGGATGCCATGGTCAAAAAGGGCTTTGGCCTCACTCTTAGTCTACTAACCTTGGAGGAGCAGCCTTTCCAGGAGGCGATCCTTGAGATCCTGTGGAACCCACAGTATGCTCAAAAGGTGGCATCGTTCTCCTCCCTCTACCGCGATCGCCCCATGACCGCCAGGGAGTCAGTGGTCTACTGGACGGAGTACGTGATCCGCCACCATGGAGCTGCCCATCTTCAGAGTCCTCTGGTCCATATGAACTTCATATCCGCCAATAATATCGATATCTACGCATTATTCGCAGTCATTCTAGTTATTCTTGTACTTATTCTCAAGGCGCTTGTGAAATTAACTTACAGAAAATTCTTTACAATGTCAAGGAAGGAAAAAACTAACTGAAAGGTTTCGATTGGATTGCAAAAAAACAATACATTTTCGAAAAGAACTTAGTCGCTATGATATTAAAATAGtacaaaaaaaacttttaactaGGGAaactttgaaaattaaaacttaattacTAAATTATATGATAccctttttaatattaaatagtatatatgaaattgttattattgaaATTGATGTAATGAAAATTTCTTTCTCATTAAAAGTTTATCAAGGGAGCTATTATTGTAGcgatcaataaaataaatcttgagtatattgcatttatttagCGAGAATGGTATTAAATTGATAAGATAAGTGGAATTATCAAAAGTTTTGGTCTGATAACAGACCCACCACTTTAcggtatataattttaaattaagaattacatatatatatatattacaataatatattacaagatatatatatatataaatatatactcgtatatatttCTTGGTTATGGTTTCCTTTTAAAGCAGCATTGTAAATAATTGTCTATCTGAGCTTATTACTGGCCACTCTTTAAAGCGTACGGGGGGTATTTAGAAGGCCTTTATAGGTGAGCTCAGCTCTAGATGCACTTTGTAATTTCggcaaaga is a window of Drosophila biarmipes strain raj3 chromosome 3R, RU_DBia_V1.1, whole genome shotgun sequence DNA encoding:
- the LOC108023439 gene encoding UDP-glucosyltransferase 2 — its product is MVHNRSLVLLLAIAMAAFMGGSQGANILGLFPSLSPSHLIIQMSAAKVLAEKGHNVTVVTVLKPVVNHKNINVIQVPLTKEESQLMSDTIGKMSKNDNSNMAVSLIRMTGQMDFMFRKNAETLMDDRVRDLYLNRDNKFDLVLSGFFMNDFQLGFARKVNAPVIVVATMPPNQMLNPLIGNPLEISYAGSNDVEQGKGATFKQRLTSYITSYAFGIFTYLSEKRNRELYKMVFGDDPSMPEYSEMLRNTSMVFFANHAASEGPIRPNVPAAIEIGGIQVKDKPDPLPQNIADFLGNATDGAILLTLGSNVKGSHIKPDTVVKMFNVLSKLKQRVIWKWEDLEKTPGKSDNILYSKWLPQDDILAHPKIKLFINHAGKGGITEAQYHGKPMLSLPVFGDQPGNAEDMVRSGFGLTLSLLTLEEQPFQEAILEILSNPQYAQKVASFSSLYRDRPMTARESVVYWTEYVIRHHGAAHLQSPLVHMNFVAAHNIDIYVLFALVLVSSILLFKAVVKFIYRRFSSRSKKEKLH
- the LOC108023415 gene encoding UDP-glycosyltransferase UGT5; translation: MVSKSGRIFVLAIALAAFVGGSQGANILGLFPSLSPSHVIIQLSAAKALAEKGHNVTVVTVLKPTVTHKNFNVIQVPLTKEESQQRSDAIGAISKSDNSNMILSLIRMSGQMDFMYYKMAEALKNDRVRDLYLNSDNKFDLVLSGYFMNDYQLAFARKVQAPVIVVATMPPNQLLNPLIGNPLEVSYVPSINDSVEKGKGMTFRQRLSGFATSLFFEFFSYLSERRNRYLYKDVFGDDPNLPEYSELVKNTSLVFFASHAPSEGPIRPNVPAAIEIGGIQVKDTPDPLPQNMAEFLGNATDGAILLSLGSNVKGSHIKPDTVVKMFNVLSKLKQRVIWKWEDLEKTPGKSDNILYSKWLPQDDILAHPKIKLFINHAGKGGITEAQYHGKPMLSLPVFGDQPGNADGMVKKGFGLTLSLLTLEEQPFQEAILEILSNPKYAQKVASFSSLYRDRPLTARESVVYWAEYVIRHHGAPHLQSPLVHMNFIAAHNIDLYILLAAISVTFILLLKVLVQFIYRKCTSKPKKEKKH
- the LOC108023578 gene encoding UDP-glycosyltransferase UGT5-like, with the protein product MVSKPSRFLLLAVAVAFISGSQSANILGIFASLSPSHLIIQMSAAKVLAEKGHNVTVVTTLKPVVTHKNITVIQVPLSQEEKRQMSDTVGKMSESDNSNLALSLLRMMGQMEFKFRRNAKTLMDDRVKDLYLNEDNKFDLVLSGYFMNDFQLGFAKKVKAPVIVVATMAPNQLVNPLIGNPLEVSYVPSISDSVEKGKGLPFKQRLTNYVSSVSLGLFQYLTERRNRKLFKEIFGDDPTIPEYSEVLKNTSLIFFASHAASEGPIRPNVPGAIEIGGIQIKDKPDPLPQNMAEFLGNATDGAILLSLGSKVQGSHLKPDTVVKMFNVLSKLKQRVIWKWEDLEKTPGQSDNILYSKWLPQDDILAHPKIKLFINHAGKGGITEAQYHGKPMLSLPVFADQPGNADAMVKKGFGLTLSLLTLEEQPFQEAILEILWNPQYAQKVASFSSLYRDRPMTARESVVYWTEYVIRHHGAAHLQSPLVHMNFISANNIDIYALFAVILVILVLILKALVKLTYRKFFTMSRKEKTN